Within the Proteiniborus ethanoligenes genome, the region GCATATTTTTTTAATACAGCTAAATCATATACTAAAGATGAATTAAACATAACATCTGCTTCCTCTTGAAACGGGAAAATGTTCCTTTCCTCTCCTCTTCTCACGGAATCCCATCTTTCCAGTGTGGTTTCCGCACTATTTCCACGATATTTATTGTCTCTAACCATTCTTCTTATTAGTCTTGTATCTGTAGTTTGGATTCGGTTATGGGCATCAAGATTTAGTTGAGTAAGTGCACTTATATAAATTTTGAATTTACTCCTTTGAGGTACTGATGCAGTAAGTTTTTTATTTAAACCATGTATTCCTTCGATTATAATTGGATGTTCATTATCTATTTTAATTTTCTTACCATTGTATTCCCTCTTGCCTAGTACAAAATTAAAGGTTGGAATTTCTACTTCTTCTCCAGACAATAGCTTTGCTAAATCACTGTTAAATAATTTTAAATCTACAGCTTCAATTGATTCAAAATCATATTCTCCGTTTTCATCTAACGGTGTATCTTCCCTATTAACAAAATAATCATCAGTAGAAATGGATATAGGTCGCTTACCATTTGCTTTAAGTTGAATAGATAGTCTTTCTGCAAAGGTTGTTTTCCCTGATGAGGAAGGACCAGCTATAAGTATAATTCTAATATCCTCATTTGCACATATGGTATCTGCTATATAGGCTATTTTTTTCTCATGTAGTGCTTCTGATATCCTTATTATTTCTTCTATAGAGCCATCTTTTATTTTATCATTTAAGGCACCTACATATCCTACATCTAAAATATCTCCCCATTTTTCAGATTCTCTGAATATTTTAAATAGCTTTTCGTGTTCAACAAATTCTGGTATTTTAAAGAAGCTTTCCTTTGTAGGGTATTGAATAACTACTCCTGGATGATAGTATGTTAATTCAAACGTTTTAATATATCCTGTAGACGGAGCTAAAAATCCATAATATGAATCGTAATAACCTTCTATGCTATAGATGTGGCTAGTATCCTTTGTCACATGATTGAAGAGTCTAACCTTATCTAGCATATTTTGATTCTTAAAAATTTCTTTTGCTTTTTCTGTTTCTATCTCTTCCCTTTTAATCTCAATATCTTCATCAATTATTTCCTGCATTCTTTTCTTTATCTTGATTATATCATCTGGAGTAAGTCCGCCAGCCTTATGTATCTCTGAATATATTCCTTTGCTTAAAGAATGCTCGATAGTCACATTACCATTGTTAAATACATCTTTACATGCTTTTATATAAATAAAACATAGGGTTCTTACATATATCCTATGCCCATCCTTATCCGTTATATCTAATAATCTAATATTACAATCTTTAGATATTGTATATTCTAAATGCTTAACTT harbors:
- a CDS encoding nucleoside kinase is translated as MDKINVTIQGYGALTVNKDIMLKDLIQMVAKDDWQKYLGAEINNEVKHLEYTISKDCNIRLLDITDKDGHRIYVRTLCFIYIKACKDVFNNGNVTIEHSLSKGIYSEIHKAGGLTPDDIIKIKKRMQEIIDEDIEIKREEIETEKAKEIFKNQNMLDKVRLFNHVTKDTSHIYSIEGYYDSYYGFLAPSTGYIKTFELTYYHPGVVIQYPTKESFFKIPEFVEHEKLFKIFRESEKWGDILDVGYVGALNDKIKDGSIEEIIRISEALHEKKIAYIADTICANEDIRIILIAGPSSSGKTTFAERLSIQLKANGKRPISISTDDYFVNREDTPLDENGEYDFESIEAVDLKLFNSDLAKLLSGEEVEIPTFNFVLGKREYNGKKIKIDNEHPIIIEGIHGLNKKLTASVPQRSKFKIYISALTQLNLDAHNRIQTTDTRLIRRMVRDNKYRGNSAETTLERWDSVRRGEERNIFPFQEEADVMFNSSLVYDLAVLKKYAVPLLAEIDKSSVHYKECKRLLSFLSYFTDINNEESIPCTSIIREFIGGSCF